The genomic segment ATTGGTGAGTCACCTAGCCGTCACCTATCTTTTGGTATGGTGTTGCATAAAAAATTCATGGTTTTTCGCTTTTTTGCATGTGCAGGAGATGAAGTCCTTGGTGAATGAAGATGACAAAAGAATGAAAATTGGGAAGGGAGATGTGAATGTGGAAGTTGAGGATAACAATAAGAAGGCCCAACCTAGTGCTGAAGAAGCTGATTCGCAGAAGCCTGTTGTAAATAAAGAAAGGAATCTTGATCTCCAGCTTGATTTGGAGAAATCTGACAGAGATAGTGGTTCAGGTAGTGTGAGTGGGAACAAGCTCAACCACCATGTTCTAAAGCTACATCATCAACATCCTAGCGTAGAGAAAACTGGTAAAATTgactttatttttgttaaaagaaaaaaatttcccttctttttctctcTGGGAAAATTTCCTTCTCCTCCTTTTGTTGCTGATCTAGAGGGTTTTTTTTTGGCCTTTTCAGCACATTCTGGCTCTTTACCTTTGCCGATGTCAATTGCTAGCTGGCCTGGTGGACTTCCTCCAATGGGGTATAGCTGGGttgatttgatattatttttctaCTATTCTGGCATTAATAGATCCAAATAAGTGGTTTAGATGTTATAATGGAGAGGATGaggcatgaatttttttttcttcttttttccttagCAGATACATGGCTCCTCTACAAGGTGTTGTATCCATGGAAGGGAGCGCTGTGTCTTCAGCCGCTATCCAGGCATGTCGCTGTGTTTTTTTATGTTCGTAGCTCttgatttcttatttttatttattttactaatttatcttgaaattttggaCTTTTTCAGCCTCCACATTTGCTTTTTTCTCAACCGAGGCCAAAGAGATGTGCAACCCATTGCTACATTGCACGGAATATTCACAATCACCAGCAAATTATGAAGATGAATGCTTTCTGGCCAGCGGCATCTGGTTCAGCTTCACTCTATGGCCCAAAGGCTTGTAATCTAAATGTTGTTCCGCCTTCAGAATTGCATGGGAACATTCCTGGGCGAGGTGTGAATTCTGTACAAGAGAAGGGGCAGGGTCTTGCAATTTTTCCTGGTCATGTGTGCAAAGATAAAAGTTCTCAGGCTGCTACCAACATGGTGGATGCCGCACAGAGAAAGCAAATAATGCTCCAGCAAGCTCTACCCCCAGGAGCACCCAATAATATCATGGTAGGCTTTTGGCCAGAAAAAAAAAGGCCTCTTTTTTCTTGTCTAATTTTTATGCAGTTTCGTAATAATTGCACAATTATATCTTAACTGTCCTTTTGCAAATTTTCTTGTTGGTTATTCAATTTCAGCAAGGCCCTGCTTTTATTTTCCCATTGAACCAGCAACaggctgctgctgctgctgcagcATCTGTCCGACCTGGGTATGTGAAATCTCCTCCTGCTGCTTGTAGCACAGCTGCATCGAGTACATCTAACTCTGCCTTACTAAGTGCCACCCCAGCTGGTGCAACTGCAGCCCCGGCATTTAGCTTCAACTACCCAAATATCACAGGCAATGAAACCCAATACTTGGCAATTCTGCCGAATAATGCCTATCCATTTCCAATTCCTGCACATGTTGGGGCGCCACCTGCTTATCGTGGGAATCATGCCCAACCTATGCCTTTTATTCACGGATCTTTCTATTCTTCCCCTCAAATGCTTCACCCTTCACAGCTtcaacaacagcagcagcaacagCCACCCACACAGTTACAACAAAGCCAACAAGGTCATCAGAACACTAGCATGTCCAGTGGTTCATCCTCCTCACAGAAGAATTTGCAGAACCAGCAGCAGAGGTCACATGGAGGTGATGTGAGTAGTGGCAGTGGAAACTCGCAAGTGTTTCATGCCTCTAAAAAGGATTCACCTCATCCCTTACAACTACGGCAACAGCAGCAACAGCTGAGTCAGAATGATTCTCATCAAGCTAGGCAACTTGATGGTGAATCAGATGGCAAAGATGGCCCATCAACTGCTACTGATAGCAGAGTATCTCGTTCAAATATGAATATCTATGGTCAGAATTTTGCTATGCCTGTACAGCCTTCAAACTTTGCTTTGATGACCGCTGCTTCAATGAATTCTGCTGGTAATTATGGGGAAAAGAAGCAACAGACACAGCAGCAATCACAACAGCTAGGCTCAAAGGCTGGAGTCGAGCCTCTTGCATCTCAAGCTTTTGCAATGTCATTTTCATCTGCTAATGGTACTACTGCTCCTGGCCTTGGTATTTCTTCCCTAGCACCGAATCATGCAATTCTTCAGAGCCTTCCAGGAAGTACAAGGCAAGGCTATCAGCATATTATGGCTGCTCAACAGAAGAAGGATAATTATCATGCTTATGAAGAAGGGAAGCGTGGAACTCATGATGCATCCAGTGTGCAAGAAGAAAAGAAGGCAGGAAAAAGTTCAGGCACCACTGGGCAGTCCATTGCCTTCTCCAGGCCAGATATGCCTGATTCAAGTGATTCCACTCTTGCAGGCAAAAATGTCATCGATAGTTCTATCTGTACGCTTGGCTCTGCTCCTGCTCGAACTTCAGGGCCTGTTATGCCAGCTTCAATCGGTAGTGTTAATGTTGCTAATGCTCAGCAGCAACTTCAGCGGAATCAACAGCAGCAGCTCCAATTTGGGACTGCTTCTGCTCCTCGGAGTAAGACACCAGCAACAAGTAATGGAAGTGCTTACCCTGATCACTTTCACTCTTCATCTATAGCTGCCAAGTTTTCGAATGTGCTGTCTGCATTTCCTCAAAATCTAATACAAAGCAGCAGCAGTCCTGCTCAGTCTCCTCAATGGAAGAATTCTGTGAGGACAACTAGCTCTCAAGTTCCTTCTCAATCTCTACCATCAACTTCATCCCTCAAGAATATTTCCCAGCAACAAGGTCGGCCACAGCAAAGCCCCACACAGATTTCTTTTGCAGCTAATCCTAAATCACCACAAGGTCAACAGCCTCTTAGTAGCACTCCTACCCCTTCTCCAATGATGGTTGGCTCTCCCACAACTTCACTCTCCAGGAGTGCTGGTGGTAGCCCAAGGACAACAGGTTCCTCTTCCACCAGCAACAAAGCTGGCCAAGCATCTGGTTTAGCATCCCAACAAGCTAAGAACTCACCGACCGTGCCTAGTCAGAAGTCATCTCCTGTTGGTGGGAGTAATGTGCCATCTGTCCTGGGAAACCCTCACATAAGTTCATCTTCAAATATGGGAGCCAAGCCTCAAGTGGCACTACAGCATCAGCAACATCAAAAGCATGCACTTCATCAAGGGCAGCTGTTCTTCCCAAATGCTTACATGCAGGCTCAAGCTCAACACTCACCAAGTTCGACAACACCTGCAACAACAGCAAGTGCATACTATGTCCAAAGACAACAGCAGACTCTACCTCTGGGTTCATCTGCAACTTCATCAACTTCGATGTTATCGTTGTGTTCTCCGGTTACTCTTGCCAACAGCGGAACCACCGACCCTGCAAAAGCTGTAGCAGCTGCTGTGGCGAGCAACATGAAAGGTGGGTTAGCATCCCAGGGACTTATCAATCCTGCACAATTTGCTACTCCACAATCCACTGGAAAGTCACATCAGCTGGTACCAGGCTTCCCATGTGTTCATGCTGTCCCTTCCGCTGTTCAGGTAAAACCAGCAGAACAGAAACAACCTGCTGGTGAGTAAAATTCTCCCCTTTTTTGCTTCAACATTGCTTCCCCCGAATAGTGAACAAGGAGAAGAAGGTACGGAATGAAAACGGAATCAATGATATTGGGGACCGAATCAGGAAAGATAAACTGGTTTTTTGCCCAGAAATGACAGCAGCAGCCAAAACAGGAGGATATGAttgaagttatatatatataatgtggcTTAGAACTCACTCAACCCACAATTTTGCAAAGTGATGGGGGAAGTTTTTCTTTGTGGAATGTGCTTTCTCATGTGTATCCACCAAACATGTAGACTTTTGTTTATAATCTTTGACATGGTTGATCCCTGATATgccttatgtaattaaatttgattGGTTTGATGGGGCAGATGATGgaggattaaaaaaaaaagatggtgGGGGGGGGATGAGGAAAAGCAGACAACTTTTCCATCTTTTGGGGCTGTATTGTAGgggttcttttttctttctttcttttattatttgaaatttgcAGAAAAGAAGTCAGTAAACAAATCTTTGGAAATAATGATGCAAAACTGAATGGTGTATATGTGTGACACATATTAAAGATAACTTATTTTTGTCTCCTTTTTGATTATTGCCACTTAGGCCTTAGCTTTGATTCCATTCCTTTTGGTTTGTTCTTTTACTGTCctcaaaattgataaaattgaaaGCAAAGAGAGATGACGATTTGGTGAAAAGGAGATATGGATAGGATGATAATTGTCGTGGGAGGATGGGATGAGGTGGCTAAATTTAAGCCTGCCACTTACCACCATCAAAAGCAAATCGACTTTGTATTATTTTGACGTGTGGGGCCCATCCCATTTCTCAAACAAAAGTAGATTGTTTAAGTTTGCCCCCctctttacttattattttaatacatattcCCTTCTAACATTCTGTCCACTACTTCCACGTCACCCTAATGCACACTTAACTATAATCATCATTTGATAATTACAAAATTGACGTGGTATTTTATGTTCCCAAAATTGCCCTCCGCCTCCCTTCAAAGCAGAAGACAAGTAGCTACTTCCTTACCTGTAaggatgacttttcttgatgctCTTCTTCACACGTGTTCacattcctttcctttttctcctTTACTTGTCAACCCAATTTTccccatttaattttttaataaatttgtgtGTGTTCCGTATGGGGTCTTGTTGTCTCCAATACCTCTGCTGGCTTAATTTCAATATTCATTTGCATTTTAAAGTTGCtacttcaatttttaattttcaataaaaaaatattattatatttttatcatgcctattttttaaatatttatttttgatatcttattatatttttataaaacttttattaACTCCAAATTGtaattgatatatataaatgtaataaaataaattatatcacATGTGATCAAGGTATTTCATGATGTGGGAATGGGGCCACTTCccaaaaagaacaaataaatcAAATGGGTTCTTAATATAACATTAACTTGAGCCatcatttcattatatttatGTGGACAGTTGCAACTAGGTCAAAGTATTGACAGTTCCCTTTATTAtaggaattttattaaattaattcttttatttaaattaatattaaataattatgttaaagttttactctctttttttttaaatttaatataatacatgtagtgaaaaaaattaagtcataatataaaacataatatgatttaaatatataaataattgatatgTTAAAAAGATTAGTATTTGATACACTGACGGTGTATTTTTTATTCGACgagcaattttaaaaaattgtcatgtctctttttttgtttaaaaattttactatacTCCTAGAGAACAACACTTGTCAATCCCTTGACCTTACTTGTAGAGTCTAAAAACTCAGCTGgcagtgtaccaaatatttttctatattaaaATGATTGACAATTGACATTTATTTCAAGAAGTGATTAAAACTTTTATTAGACACTTAGATGATTTGATTCAAATAATGTAATTGATAAAACAAACcgtattaaaatgtttaaaaatatataaaaacaccatatatatcaaattataattaacatattaaaatgGTTTAATCCCACTATTTTTTATAgtctttgaatttttaaaatttaatccctctatttttatttttagaataggcCATTTATTTGTCTTAACATcattaatggaattttcttaaattttcgttacttttttttattattttaattgatcataagtattcaaatttaatagaaattaatTACCAATCTtactaatttgattttattttttaaatcaaataagtataagagttaattttttaaaatcaaaagtagagatactaaattaaaaaaaatgaaaagtacaAAGACCGGAGACATAAATAAacctattaaaattaaaataaatattattaatatacactagggttttttacaaaaataatataaaaaataaaaaattaccaaaatgttataactttttttatttaccaaaaaatatataatttttttatttaccaaaatatataaaaaacaaaaaaacaaaaaaaaataaaaaaacagaaaaaaaaaacctgaaatGATTTGACAACTCCCTGAGTGGAGGGAAGCAGGTTGGCGGCACCAAACAAGGGATCCCTGTTGGCGGCACCAGTGGAGGGATCCCTGTTGGCGGCACCACCCTTGAATTTAAGGGTGGTCGGTTGGTGGGGGGAAGAAGGAGaggggaagaagaagaaaggaaggaagaaagaaaaagaaggaaaaggaaaggagaggaaagaaagaaaaagaaggaaagaaaaggaaaggggaggaaagaaagaaaaataaggcaagaaaaggaaaggagaagagaaaaaaaaagaaagaagaagagggaaggaaggaaaaaaaagaaaataacataatttttattattaatttaagataatttaagatttttgtaatatttgtgtgttaaaaaataatgttaagtACATTTTacgtattttattaatttatttaggatATATAATTTTTGAGATATATTTAGCATGAAAAAATTCATAGTATGTACATTATATGTTGATtaggaatttttttatgaaattgacttAGGATGTTGAAATTAGCTTTGTtaggaaaataacattaaaagtaaaatgataaagaaatatatttaagaaaacataaaatacaaaaagaaaaaacgaAAATTATATATTCACCGAAAGTAAAAAATGCgaaaaaaattatatctttaataaattttaaacataatgcactgaaaaagtataaaattataaaatttaaaatgacgatattttttaaaataataaaatgcggagagaaaaatacgaacaaatggccaaaataatagtgtattactaactttttaaaaattgagaaatagttaatacaaatattttaaaaaatgtaatgaaataatataaagtaataaaataaaaaatatatttttattgaaagtaataaaaatcgagaaaAAAATACGAGCAAATGGCAGGGATAAGGATTTTTTCTtacaccaaataaaaaaaatcgtttttagtatttttttattttggtaaataaaaaatatatataatattttggcAGGGAAAAAAACACGTACAGATTGTTTTTGAATCAAGTTTtccatgatcttctgtcatacgtgttgatgtgcatgtatgaggaccaacaaattttcgtatctcccacatctgagaacttttaatgaatgcagctcgcacccgccaattgcagccttccgtTGCCTTCCAACACTCCCTAACATATATTGTCGGAGTAGACACTGTGACTTTATAATCAACTGATATATTCATGTTGTACCATTTGATGGCATATACGCACTCTTCTTTACAGCTGAATCTCTGGCCTATGAATAACTCCTCATCATCAGATGTTACGGCCAGCCCGTGACGATGAACTATTTTAGGGTACTCTGGGAACTCAGCTACATACGCTgcgtcggggtctatgagcgacatgtgtggcctaggattattgtgtatcaaaatATGCCGCATCTGCTCCCCGATCAAAGAAGCGTTAATGTCTTCATCGTCGATATCATCAGGTACatcgtccacatcgggatcaccgtcactatcgacctcttcatcCCAATGATCGCCACCACCTTCTTCTTCGCAACCACATTCTTCTTCACTACCAACCATATCAACATCGGGTGTAATATTCAGGTCGATACCGATCTCACCCATAgttgattcactatcaacgtatgatattggagccaccatccgCGGTTCTTCAGCCCCGTCTTCTCCATCAGATGCATTTTGCTCCATACcgactaactcagcaaataagtgaatcggtgcattcttGTCACTCTCATTCCCACAGTAGAGATCGACCATTGTCTCAACGTCTTTGTCGTCTGCAAGTTCCATTTCGACGAATTTGACTGgatttgtcgaaactggaaacttgtagtgtaatgacccaaaattcatgggcatcggaaaagtataatatcgggcatccgtcttagtaaattgagttcgaaaataattattagaaatatttacgaggctagttgtgtgtttaaataggttttggataggtgaatttagtttaattatgagtaattagtaaaaaggattaaattgaataaagagtgaaagcataattatagattaaaagaaatcaTAAGGGACCAAATAGGTAATTAAGCCTATTTTATCATGAGGCGGCAAATGtgcataaaaatcttagatttttatgacaattaattataaaatattaaatatattattactattattattaaataaattaaaataaagacatgatAAAGTAATACATGTGTAattaaagtatgtatatatttgtagtttatagatttaatttgcttattaattagtataagatatttattatttattattagttattagttattattaaattaaaagatatttaataattaaataattagtataagatttttgggtaataataattatgattttgccaagtgtgtggtaaaaataaaatacaagtgtattacatttatttacttgaaaattaagtaaaagataattgttaattaaataagaatattatgagatttttatttgataaattagttagattgagacaagtgtatggtgatgAATTAATGCAAGAGTActaataaaatacatacatttgtaatacttataattaattaatataagataaagtaaatgaaataaaaagaaataaaaacaaagcaaaagaaaggaaagaaacataatagaagagacgaaacaggggagaaacaggggagaaagaagaaaaagaagaaaaaggggaaaatatggtttttgaagcttga from the Gossypium hirsutum isolate 1008001.06 chromosome D09, Gossypium_hirsutum_v2.1, whole genome shotgun sequence genome contains:
- the LOC107928513 gene encoding protein TIME FOR COFFEE isoform X3, which gives rise to MDRTREARRVSMASAAATNGLSRRRHRTSSLRDSPEEDGPVETHETARLRDRKKDRDRERERYRERERDRLSRTSKRRRGDRLMSNRGDGGDGTSEESVNDDEDDDDEDSGGTGGVGSVRTVSPNIIAGSLSMSNHHHHNHHHHQLQQHRKSFPPPVKVIRTTPSAGMTASMTTSTSTWKPADEMIGVSVPRKARSGRATKRSHEWASSGGGGVGVSGGEQIHCQASTSPVRTGVTGALTSPSPAPASPSSSSASMRKKMPNANGTKQRPPKSSSKSSSSAQEEIEIEIAEVLYGMMRQPQVPSKQEIIGNDSAKFDSREVNKPNNDSKSVVSSPISNSPSTLPQSSSILPSNSSSSATPMSAIAPKRKRPRPVKYEDENTTTTTPPPPSIFPPRHSSISSTTTKVEIDQPAKVEATSPNLEKNSGPVAENDSGACDLMSSSKAGPVSSELVQAEPVKEEKNNLALDSKPSTEESESRDIGFGNKEESQSPKKESLSSPADNPSSAGLPLDDEREKSTVTKANSTVCENESQREEKFQIDLMAPPPSRSSPEREGETDVGASDPKPVAADVELEMKSLVNEDDKRMKIGKGDVNVEVEDNNKKAQPSAEEADSQKPVVNKERNLDLQLDLEKSDRDSGSGSVSGNKLNHHVLKLHHQHPSVEKTAHSGSLPLPMSIASWPGGLPPMGRYMAPLQGVVSMEGSAVSSAAIQPPHLLFSQPRPKRCATHCYIARNIHNHQQIMKMNAFWPAASGSASLYGPKACNLNVVPPSELHGNIPGRGVNSVQEKGQGLAIFPGHVCKDKSSQAATNMVDAAQRKQIMLQQALPPGAPNNIMQGPAFIFPLNQQQAAAAAAASVRPGYVKSPPAACSTAASSTSNSALLSATPAGATAAPAFSFNYPNITGNETQYLAILPNNAYPFPIPAHVGAPPAYRGNHAQPMPFIHGSFYSSPQMLHPSQLQQQQQQQPPTQLQQSQQGHQNTSMSSGSSSSQKNLQNQQQRSHGGDVSSGSGNSQVFHASKKDSPHPLQLRQQQQQLSQNDSHQARQLDGESDGKDGPSTATDSRVSRSNMNIYGQNFAMPVQPSNFALMTAASMNSAGNYGEKKQQTQQQSQQLGSKAGVEPLASQAFAMSFSSANGTTAPGLGISSLAPNHAILQSLPGSTRQGYQHIMAAQQKKDNYHAYEEGKRGTHDASSVQEEKKAGKSSGTTGQSIAFSRPDMPDSSDSTLAGKNVIDSSICTLGSAPARTSGPVMPASIGSVNVANAQQQLQRNQQQQLQFGTASAPRSKTPATSNGSAYPDHFHSSSIAAKFSNVLSAFPQNLIQSSSSPAQSPQWKNSVRTTSSQVPSQSLPSTSSLKNISQQQGRPQQSPTQISFAANPKSPQGQQPLSSTPTPSPMMVGSPTTSLSRSAGGSPRTTGSSSTSNKAGQASGLASQQAKNSPTVPSQKSSPVGGSNVPSVLGNPHISSSSNMGAKPQVALQHQQHQKHALHQGQLFFPNAYMQAQAQHSPSSTTPATTASAYYVQRQQQTLPLGSSATSSTSMLSLCSPVTLANSGTTDPAKAVAAAVASNMKGGLASQGLINPAQFATPQSTGKSHQLVPGFPCVHAVPSAVQVKPAEQKQPAGE
- the LOC107928513 gene encoding protein TIME FOR COFFEE isoform X5, encoding MDRTREARRVSMASAAATNGLSRRRHRTSSLRDSPEEDGPVETHETARLRDRKKDRDRERERYRERERDRLSRTSKRRRGDRLMSNRGDGGDGTSEESVNDDEDDDDEDSGGTGGVGSVRTVSPNIIAGSLSMSNHHHHNHHHHQLQQHRKSFPPPVKVIRTTPSAGMTASMTTSTSTWKPADEMIGVSVPRKARSGRATKRSHEWASSGGGGVGVSGGEQIHCQASTSPVRTGVTGALTSPSPAPASPSSSSASMRKKMPNANGTKQRPPKSSSKSSSSAQEEIEIEIAEVLYGMMRQPQVPSKQEIIGNDSAKFDSREVNKPNNDSKSVVSSPISNSPSTLPQSSSILPSNSSSSATPMSAIAPKRKRPRPVKYEDENTTTTTPPPPSIFPPRHSSISSTTTKVEIDQPAKVEATSPNLEKNSGPVAENDSGACDLMSSSKAGPVSSELVQAEPVKEEKNNLALDSKPSTEESESRDIGFGNKEESQSPKKESLSSPADNPSSAGLPLDDEREKSTVTKANSTVCENESQREEKFQIDLMAPPPSRSSPEREGETDVGASDPKPVAADVELEMKSLVNEDDKRMKIGKGDVNVEVEDNNKKAQPSAEEADSQKPVVNKERNLDLQLDLEKSDRDSGSGSVSGNKLNHHVLKLHHQHPSVEKTAHSGSLPLPMSIASWPGGLPPMGYMAPLQGVVSMEGSAVSSAAIQPPHLLFSQPRPKRCATHCYIARNIHNHQQIMKMNAFWPAASGSASLYGPKACNLNVVPPSELHGNIPGRGVNSVQEKGQGLAIFPGHVCKDKSSQAATNMVDAAQRKQIMLQQALPPGAPNNIMQGPAFIFPLNQQQAAAAAAASVRPGYVKSPPAACSTAASSTSNSALLSATPAGATAAPAFSFNYPNITGNETQYLAILPNNAYPFPIPAHVGAPPAYRGNHAQPMPFIHGSFYSSPQMLHPSQLQQQQQQQPPTQLQQSQQGHQNTSMSSGSSSSQKNLQNQQQRSHGGDVSSGSGNSQVFHASKKDSPHPLQLRQQQQQLSQNDSHQARQLDGESDGKDGPSTATDSRVSRSNMNIYGQNFAMPVQPSNFALMTAASMNSAGNYGEKKQQTQQQSQQLGSKAGVEPLASQAFAMSFSSANGTTAPGLGISSLAPNHAILQSLPGSTRQGYQHIMAAQQKKDNYHAYEEGKRGTHDASSVQEEKKAGKSSGTTGQSIAFSRPDMPDSSDSTLAGKNVIDSSICTLGSAPARTSGPVMPASIGSVNVANAQQQLQRNQQQQLQFGTASAPRSKTPATSNGSAYPDHFHSSSIAAKFSNVLSAFPQNLIQSSSSPAQSPQWKNSVRTTSSQVPSQSLPSTSSLKNISQQQGRPQQSPTQISFAANPKSPQGQQPLSSTPTPSPMMVGSPTTSLSRSAGGSPRTTGSSSTSNKAGQASGLASQQAKNSPTVPSQKSSPVGGSNVPSVLGNPHISSSSNMGAKPQVALQHQQHQKHALHQGQLFFPNAYMQAQAQHSPSSTTPATTASAYYVQRQQQTLPLGSSATSSTSMLSLCSPVTLANSGTTDPAKAVAAAVASNMKGGLASQGLINPAQFATPQSTGKSHQLVPGFPCVHAVPSAVQVKPAEQKQPAGE
- the LOC107928513 gene encoding protein TIME FOR COFFEE isoform X9, encoding MDRTREARRVSMASAAATNGLSRRRHRTSSLRDSPEEDGPVETHETARLRDRKKDRDRERERYRERERDRLSRTSKRRRGDRLMSNRGDGGDGTSEESVNDDEDDDDEDSGGTGGVGSVRTVSPNIIAGSLSMSNHHHHNHHHHQLQQHRKSFPPPVKVIRTTPSAGMTASMTTSTSTWKPADEMIGVSVPRKARSGRATKRSHEWASSGGGGVGVSGGEQIHCQASTSPKPNANGTKQRPPKSSSKSSSSAQEEIEIEIAEVLYGMMRQPQVPSKQEIIGNDSAKFDSREVNKPNNDSKSVVSSPISNSPSTLPQSSSILPSNSSSSATPMSAIAPKRKRPRPVKYEDENTTTTTPPPPSIFPPRHSSISSTTTKVEIDQPAKVEATSPNLEKNSGPVAENDSGACDLMSSSKAGPVSSELVQAEPVKEEKNNLALDSKPSTEESESRDIGFGNKEESQSPKKESLSSPADNPSSAGLPLDDEREKSTVTKANSTVCENESQREEKFQIDLMAPPPSRSSPEREGETDVGASDPKPVAADVELEMKSLVNEDDKRMKIGKGDVNVEVEDNNKKAQPSAEEADSQKPVVNKERNLDLQLDLEKSDRDSGSGSVSGNKLNHHVLKLHHQHPSVEKTAHSGSLPLPMSIASWPGGLPPMGRYMAPLQGVVSMEGSAVSSAAIQPPHLLFSQPRPKRCATHCYIARNIHNHQQIMKMNAFWPAASGSASLYGPKACNLNVVPPSELHGNIPGRGVNSVQEKGQGLAIFPGHVCKDKSSQAATNMVDAAQRKQIMLQQALPPGAPNNIMQGPAFIFPLNQQQAAAAAAASVRPGYVKSPPAACSTAASSTSNSALLSATPAGATAAPAFSFNYPNITGNETQYLAILPNNAYPFPIPAHVGAPPAYRGNHAQPMPFIHGSFYSSPQMLHPSQLQQQQQQQPPTQLQQSQQGHQNTSMSSGSSSSQKNLQNQQQRSHGGDVSSGSGNSQVFHASKKDSPHPLQLRQQQQQLSQNDSHQARQLDGESDGKDGPSTATDSRVSRSNMNIYGQNFAMPVQPSNFALMTAASMNSAGNYGEKKQQTQQQSQQLGSKAGVEPLASQAFAMSFSSANGTTAPGLGISSLAPNHAILQSLPGSTRQGYQHIMAAQQKKDNYHAYEEGKRGTHDASSVQEEKKAGKSSGTTGQSIAFSRPDMPDSSDSTLAGKNVIDSSICTLGSAPARTSGPVMPASIGSVNVANAQQQLQRNQQQQLQFGTASAPRSKTPATSNGSAYPDHFHSSSIAAKFSNVLSAFPQNLIQSSSSPAQSPQWKNSVRTTSSQVPSQSLPSTSSLKNISQQQGRPQQSPTQISFAANPKSPQGQQPLSSTPTPSPMMVGSPTTSLSRSAGGSPRTTGSSSTSNKAGQASGLASQQAKNSPTVPSQKSSPVGGSNVPSVLGNPHISSSSNMGAKPQVALQHQQHQKHALHQGQLFFPNAYMQAQAQHSPSSTTPATTASAYYVQRQQQTLPLGSSATSSTSMLSLCSPVTLANSGTTDPAKAVAAAVASNMKGGLASQGLINPAQFATPQSTGKSHQLVPGFPCVHAVPSAVQVKPAEQKQPAGE
- the LOC107928513 gene encoding protein TIME FOR COFFEE isoform X10 translates to MDRTREARRVSMASAAATNGLSRRRHRTSSLRDSPEEDGPVETHETARLRDRKKDRDRERERYRERERDRLSRTSKRRRGDRLMSNRGDGGDGTSEESVNDDEDDDDEDSGGTGGVGSVRTVSPNIIAGSLSMSNHHHHNHHHHQLQQHRKSFPPPVKVIRTTPSAGMTASMTTSTSTWKPADEMIGVSVPRKARSGRATKRSHEWASSGGGGVGVSGGEQIHCQASTSPPNANGTKQRPPKSSSKSSSSAQEEIEIEIAEVLYGMMRQPQVPSKQEIIGNDSAKFDSREVNKPNNDSKSVVSSPISNSPSTLPQSSSILPSNSSSSATPMSAIAPKRKRPRPVKYEDENTTTTTPPPPSIFPPRHSSISSTTTKVEIDQPAKVEATSPNLEKNSGPVAENDSGACDLMSSSKAGPVSSELVQAEPVKEEKNNLALDSKPSTEESESRDIGFGNKEESQSPKKESLSSPADNPSSAGLPLDDEREKSTVTKANSTVCENESQREEKFQIDLMAPPPSRSSPEREGETDVGASDPKPVAADVELEMKSLVNEDDKRMKIGKGDVNVEVEDNNKKAQPSAEEADSQKPVVNKERNLDLQLDLEKSDRDSGSGSVSGNKLNHHVLKLHHQHPSVEKTAHSGSLPLPMSIASWPGGLPPMGRYMAPLQGVVSMEGSAVSSAAIQPPHLLFSQPRPKRCATHCYIARNIHNHQQIMKMNAFWPAASGSASLYGPKACNLNVVPPSELHGNIPGRGVNSVQEKGQGLAIFPGHVCKDKSSQAATNMVDAAQRKQIMLQQALPPGAPNNIMQGPAFIFPLNQQQAAAAAAASVRPGYVKSPPAACSTAASSTSNSALLSATPAGATAAPAFSFNYPNITGNETQYLAILPNNAYPFPIPAHVGAPPAYRGNHAQPMPFIHGSFYSSPQMLHPSQLQQQQQQQPPTQLQQSQQGHQNTSMSSGSSSSQKNLQNQQQRSHGGDVSSGSGNSQVFHASKKDSPHPLQLRQQQQQLSQNDSHQARQLDGESDGKDGPSTATDSRVSRSNMNIYGQNFAMPVQPSNFALMTAASMNSAGNYGEKKQQTQQQSQQLGSKAGVEPLASQAFAMSFSSANGTTAPGLGISSLAPNHAILQSLPGSTRQGYQHIMAAQQKKDNYHAYEEGKRGTHDASSVQEEKKAGKSSGTTGQSIAFSRPDMPDSSDSTLAGKNVIDSSICTLGSAPARTSGPVMPASIGSVNVANAQQQLQRNQQQQLQFGTASAPRSKTPATSNGSAYPDHFHSSSIAAKFSNVLSAFPQNLIQSSSSPAQSPQWKNSVRTTSSQVPSQSLPSTSSLKNISQQQGRPQQSPTQISFAANPKSPQGQQPLSSTPTPSPMMVGSPTTSLSRSAGGSPRTTGSSSTSNKAGQASGLASQQAKNSPTVPSQKSSPVGGSNVPSVLGNPHISSSSNMGAKPQVALQHQQHQKHALHQGQLFFPNAYMQAQAQHSPSSTTPATTASAYYVQRQQQTLPLGSSATSSTSMLSLCSPVTLANSGTTDPAKAVAAAVASNMKGGLASQGLINPAQFATPQSTGKSHQLVPGFPCVHAVPSAVQVKPAEQKQPAGE